The Mytilus trossulus isolate FHL-02 unplaced genomic scaffold, PNRI_Mtr1.1.1.hap1 h1tg000398l__unscaffolded, whole genome shotgun sequence genomic interval gtagtaataaaattaacggtaccaatttccttgcaccagatgcgcatttcgacaatacatgtctcttcagtaatgctcgtggccaaaatttttgaaatccaaagcttatacaaaagatgaagagctataatccaaaaggtccaaaaagtatagccaaatccgtgaaaggaatcattGCTTTGCAGTGCAGTTGTACATGTGTATACACTAGTTAtcctacatttgtacatgtacatgtacttagaGCAGATTTACAGCAATACTGTCAAATATTAAAAGACactaataatataacaaaatcaaaaactctaaaattgcatgcatagcaatataaaacaaagcgaaaaattaagacaacaaTAGGCTTTTagttaaatgtataaattaagGATTAGgctcacatttaaaaaaatcctaattTCAGTAGGAAGTACTTCCATCATATCAACATTACTGTTTAAAGAACGAAGACAAACAGACGACTGTGCTCTCTTTAACTGACTAATATAAGTATAAcataaaagatgtggtatgattgacaatgagataAATCTCCATCAGAGAGCAAATGACACGGATATTACCAACTAAAGGTACagtgcggccttcaacaattagcaaagcccataccgcatagtcagctataaaatgccccatAATGACAATTATGAAACAAttcatacgagaaaactaacggcctactTCATGtgcaaaaaatgaacgaaaaacaaatatgtacattgtaAGTCATCAACAACGAttaccactgaattacatgcatacttctgacttgggacaggcacatacatgtataagtgtTTATTTCAATGTCGTACATATAGTTAGCTTGTCATgaacaaatatattcatttagaCAAAAAAGTGGTAAAggataacaatttgaaaaaatctgACAACTCACAGAAGGCTGTTTCGCTTAGATGGTGGATAGATTTGTCAAACTAATTATGATGTATGATGATACAGTATTACATGGTTTAAAACTGTACTTCTAGTATGTCGTGCTTCTTTCGCTAGGGAATACacccatgctctaaatccaattaaatttgtttgcacatgcgtatattgactactATAGActatgcatttaatatattttattaacttaaaACACTTTCAAGCTCTTAAATGATGCACATGCTGTTTCTGATAaatttattatgactgtaatgtgtTGCAATTCGAAATTGACATATTCGACCTAGATACGACAACCGTTCATGCTGGCTGTTCAAAAGTTCTCCCCTCTAGAAAATTACATTGCCAGTCATTTGTTTGTGTTTACAAGCAGAAACGGGAGCTTCATGGAAGAGCCTTTCTAAACGCCCTACACTAATACTCATCGGACATAGAAATTACCTTTAAGTTAATTGTCcgattaaaatagaaataattgatgcaagctattaTACTTTATTGCTTTATTGTAGTTATGATAATGATTGGGCAACAAGATGTACAGGAGCAGATCCAGCTATTTCAAAGGGGTCCCAATCTAGGATAAAAGGAGGGTCCTACTATATGTCactattatattaaaatgcTTTGATCCTCAATAAAAAGGGGGTTCAAACGCCAAGACCCCCCTTTCTTCTGGATCTGCCcctgatgtatttatatgtgtcCGTTTTGATATGGACAGTAGACTATTGATATTTCTAACCTTTTTTCTGTTATCTGATTTCtgttatataaattgttttacttACCTTTGAAGACAATTCTTGCATTTGATCAAGACTATGTGTTCTATTTTAATCTCTGCGACCATGTTTGTCAAGTGACGGGATCATCGGACacaatgtatcaaccaaattaCCCAAACATGATTGCAGCTTAGTTTAGTTTTGATGACATTTTTTACAGAGCTAACATACGAAGATGTGGTAGCTTACAAAGAAATtatacatttgattttgaaCGAGGAATGATATGAAAACTTTTAAACGTTGGGAATACTTTCATAGATCCGTCAGTTTCAACATGATTGGAGTAACATAAAAGTAAAAGAACGACAACTAAATTTCGCAACCATGAAATCATTCAAGCAAATTTTAGATACtgacatttaatttaaaatatcacttTTAAATGTTGCATGATATTGAAAAAAGTGACTTTATTCTAAAGTatatctacaataaaaaaaaaatagaaaaaaaagaactgtacaatatacaatgtatgaaaCACGCCAGTCCCTAATTGTACAGCAATCTACATGTAATTATAATATCcgtagtttttaatttcaagtttaatttaatatatgtaCAGATGTCACTGTGCTATGCGTTTTCGTCAATCTGATACAAGTTGCTGTAATCAgactacaaatgtatatcacGGTAGTTAGTATACGTCCTCAAGTTTAAGATTCCACTCTCCGTGAAACTGACTTTGATTCGAGGTGTATAGTCACGTGTGATTTTTAAGTAACTTGCTTGGATAATTTGGATCAATCTTTGATGTCTCCCATGCTTTAGGAATGTTCGATGTCTGCTTACTTTGTAATTCAGCATACGCCTCACGTTCTTCATTGTGTCTGCAAAGACTATCAAAATTACCCGCAATGATCGCTATTGGCATGGCCAACACCAGCAATCCACATAAACTACATAAAACCCCAACTACTCTCCCTAATGGACCAATAGGATAAACATCTCCATAACCGACAGTTGTCATGGTTACAACTGACCACCAAAATCCGACTAACATATTTGGGAACGATTCTGACTCTAAAATTTCTGTGTAATAAATCAAGTTTGCAAACATCCAACCGAAGACAAAAAATGTGATCAGTAGTAGCAACAACTCTCTCGCGCTCGATTGCACAGCTATAAACAATATCCGCAGGCTACTGTACTGTTTAGCAAGTCGGAAAAATCTAAAGAGACGCAACACAGATACTGCTTCACAAAAACAAAGGAAGTAGGCCAAATGTTTATTTGAAAGCAGCTTCTTCTCATAGCCATGTTTAATACCATAACATATCCACATTATGACGAACAATATAATATCCAAAATATTGAGCCACTCTTTTACAAACTTGTTTTTGGTAGAACATATTACAAGACGGAGTATTGTTTCTACAgaaaagaaaatgcttattacTAAACTCCAATAATACAACCAATCAGGTTCCTTGGTTGTTGCCAACTGCATTTCTTTGGGATTATCTTTGTTTATCCACATGTGTACGTTGTTATGCGCTGCTAGCGCGAATATTGTAGTGGCATTTGATGTTTGTATTCGAATCCCCGGATGTGTTATCAAGCATGGTAAACTTGAAGAAAGTAAAACTATGCTCAAGTATATGAAACtgaaaaccttaaaaaaaaccaatgaacAATTATAGTTAGCCTCGATTTCTCTAAAGGATAATTTGAAATAGCAATTTGATTTATGAACTTATATACTTGTACCACGTGATATTTTAGTGGTAATTGTTACATGTACTATGCATAACGTTAAACAATGTATGATCAACAAATGTTCTATATCATTGCTACACGACTATCCTTTTATTAAGTATACATTGCTTTACTGCTTGAAAAGATGTCTGCGAATTCTAAGGTTATTGCAAAAACAAGTCGGAAAATTCGTTCGTGGTTGTCTTAAAGCTTATGTCATAACTTGTGTTTATTTGAAGAAGTTAGTCTTAACAGCAGTTCATTGATTGTTTCTCTTTTGTTCTATGACAACTATGATAGATACAAGTCGGTTTATTACACaggtgtcaattttttttacgaCTTATTGCGTGCTATAAACTTCTTATGATAGATTTTGTTGTGAGATTGCTGTTTTATTGACGTATGTTCCATAACGCTTACATATTGTTATTCTGTatctaaatgaaataaaaaaaatgatatacacataaaacaatttGTTGAAGTAATTAGGAGGCGTCCAACTACCTTCGGTTGACTATCTATGAGAGCCTCTAATTGACGGCTTTACATGAACTACATGACTTTTGTATAGTTCTGAGATTATATGAATTAGACAAATTAAACAAGATAGAACGCAGTATTCAAAGAATGCTTACACATATTTGTGTAAAAGATAAAACCATAACGTAATTGCTTACTTTAGCCCAAGTGGACGATGCTGGTTCATCCAGGAATAGCCAAAGTCTATGGCGTAATTTCCCGATTCCAGACGGTGAAGCGTATTCTGATTGGTTCAGAGGAGAAAACACTGACTTTAACATATTGCTTACGTCTACCCTTTTATTGTGACTTGATAAAGTTTTATGACAACATTCGGATATGTCAGTTAAAGGGATCTTCCAAAATTCCAATTCAGTTTTCCATAACCAACCACAGAGATGATGTGGAAGATGAAGAACACCATTTCTGTAGTAGTCCAGAATTGTGTTGAACAGTTCAGGATTCCGGTCGAAGTAGAATGATTTGTCTTCCTTGCTATAACAGTCTAATTTGATAGAAAGTGACCCAAGAAGTGTGTCAGGATACTTTTGAAGTGTTGATAgttttgttgtaaatattgttCCACCTACGTTTATACAAATTGTGTCGTCGTCCATTGtaagtctaaaaaaaaaaaaactaaaaacaactaaaatattcattaacattttatttatcattaacaAATGCAATGCAGAAGaacaatattttctaaatttcaaaCTAAATTCTATCTTTTGGTTTTATATTGTTCCGTTTttgtttcaatctttttttaacaCTGTACTTTACTTTCGCAAAATAGTGTTATGATCTTTgatatatgatatcgaacagttcaTGGTCTTTTAATATTGACTCTGCTTAACGGAACACCTTACTTTGTATTAGTTGTTTATCTcccaattttttgttgtttctacTATATATCTTTCGTGacaattttactttatttacaaataaatcccacatcttcttttttataaagctGCATGTTGGTGTAACACTTATAGGTGCCTTTAATATGTTAACcatgataaaaaataactttgaatcAATATCTTTTGTcataattaatgtacaaaaaaatgaaataaaaacaaatatgtaacacataaacaaacgacaaccattgaattacagactccttacttaaatgttcataacatactaaatgtatgttcatattgaaattgatagaaaaccaaaaattgggaatttttaaataaaggaggaggaataaaaaaagcattttcctgtccccaataacctacgacttatgatacttttgctgaaattctcaggtcattcaatattttacaaaattcttccaacaacactttacatacatttactttaaactacgctctgaatgcccgcgatttcgcgggtgtgttctagtctttgtaaaaataagaagatgtgctatgctagccaatgagacaactcttaacAAGAGACTAAACAACATAGAAGATATCCATCATATGTCACCGTATGGCCTACAACactgagcaaaacccatattgCATATTAAGCTGTAGAAGGTTTCAAAATGGCAAACGTAATACAAttaacgagaaaactaatagacatatgtacaatgtatgcaCGAAACATTTAACACATAATGAGATAAGATCACTTGGCCCTTCGAGCTGAAAACACAAGGTACAGATCTGAGTTTATttgcagttactgaaagctagaATAAAGCCAATCACAACAACAGAGTTAGCCTGAAAACAGATGTGTCTTAGGCTAATATTGTATGCTTTCGCTTATGAAACTTTGGCAcgatatacattttaatgtaaattgaagataattttatatatatccaGATAAATcgctagtacatgtatataacaagTTGAAATTTTAGATAATAACACTGCGCATGTCTTTCCTAGAAAAATAGTAATTCATTTGTTTCTCTTTATCTTAGTTCTTGTATCATGTTATTGTTCATTATTATGCTTGACTTTGAATACTAATATTGAATGCCTATGACACAGCAACCCATCAACAATCTCTgtcattgaaaaaaatttcgaagtgagaaaaacaatattacGCCATTGGGAAACAAGACAAGCGCTGGGTCTTGACCTGTGTCGCTACATgcaattgaatgaaaaatataaatgatcatTCCCATTCATTGAAGTcacgaaattgaaaaaaaaaaatcctttgtaCAATGCATgctgtaaaaattcaaaatttcaggTAATAGAAAGTTGTTTCAGGACCAATGGAAAACTTAATTATGCCTCATTCACACATACATTTAATTCGAAATGAATTCGAAtcgaatgcgaatcgaattcgctaATCGCGTTCACAAACTCTTcgtttttaattcgaattggcTAATTCAAATTATCCAATTCGCATTAGTTTCTAGTTTCAACTAACATAACCAAGCTACCGACAAAAATTTATGTTATACGatcattgtaaaatttcaaatatcgGCAAACAAGAACATGAAGAAGTGACTCTACAACGTAAGTAAAAAATGTTTGGTTGctacatcttcgctagccaagggttacgatccactcccgctctcttcgctagccaagggttacgatccactcccgctctcttcatgaagagagcgggagtggatcgtaaccattggctagcgaagatgggtTGCTACAGCTCAACGAAAATTAACAAGCTGCAaaccaaatattaaataattccaTCTCAGATGCCGAAGTTTTCTATCTAAGGTTTTCGGACGGTCGGGGATACGGAGCAGTTACTAGACCAACATTTACATGTACTTTCAACAAAAGCGACGCAGGTACAACCGATACAtgaagaaaagacaaacaaaatgcatcacaacaaaacataacataatcAAAGTGCTGGATAGCACCTCTGGAAAGTTTGCAACTGTAGCTGTGTATTATTCCAAAAGGGTTATAGAcgtgtattattttaaaatatgtatttcatcacagctttgatgttttaaactaaACCATTGTCTCGTCagtaattatcaaaaatcactttttttatgtttatcaaaagttttgatattttctcatGATTAAAACCTTAAACTGTAGATCTAAACtaatgaaatatacatgcaGAAAGCTccgttaatttctttttaaaattacccATGCCATGTCAACTTCAAGGGCCTGTGAATTAGTATTTTTCTATTGGTTTAGGgccttcatatttgtttttagtaaattaacacgtaagttttttttaaattgttccaCATGTTTCATATCGGGGTCTTTTTAAgctttctacatgtatatggtacaAACATTTCTCATTATTGACGACCTTTATTGTGGCCaatacattttcattctttGAACTCTTTTGGATAGCATTGGttctttgcaaaaaaaatactGCATGCTTACTTATAAATAAGACAATTACAGTAATTTAAATCATTACAACTGTAAAGAAAGTGAATTTATATTAAAGgcttttatcaaaaatagggAACATGTCCATGGGACTCAAATGATGCCCTCGCTAGAATTAACGTTATaaactcaagaactgtaaatgTGACACTACCACATTTTTTACTTGATCTGATTAATGGGttaataaacattgtgtattcattctaattatacagtattgcgcaatagaattgtaagatcttgacatttgttttgtgtcagaaaaCAATATGTTATGTCAACAATTTGATCGCAATCCAatttcagagctgtatcaagcttgaatgttgtgtccatacttgtcccaacTGTTTAGGGTTCGActtctgcagtcgtataaagctgtgccctgcagagcatctggtttcaTTTGTAACAAGGCACAACCCTAGAGCAGTAAAATTAaatccaccaaaattcaaacttgatcagtGTTTGTGGTAATGagaattgtgtataagtttcataacatttggttaagaCAAACTATACTTAGAGAACAGAAGCTTAAATTTACAGcaacttttctttttgtaaagtaGCATTAAACACTAGAATGGTAAAAGTTACGCaactaaaattcaaacttgacttGTGAattgtggttataagcattgcGTATCAGTTTCATACAATTTGGTTCAGGCAAACTaagtaagagaacagaaacgaaTTTTGGGATATATACGGAGGTACTTATAAGTAAGGGAAGAATGTAGTACATACTTACAGAAGAACAAGGATAAAACTCAATACGGTGGGAGCATAACAACAGCAGTATGACCACAGGAATAAAAGTTTATATACGCTAGATTCATAAAATTTTTGTTGTaagccattcgtttgatatattATGGCAGAGACATATACTAcattattatatgtctctgattatgGTAATCATTGCCTCTGTGTTTGGATGACAAAGCAAttgaatttctatttaaataggGCATGCTATGCACGTGTTTGTctgtaatctatataaattttgaggtgaaaatgcTCATACCCTGACCTATGTTATTCTAAGAAGAAGATGCTGACTCGGTTGCTTTTAATATGGATGCTATATGATACGAATTTGCGATAATACACCAGAGGTGGTATGATGTAAATTATTGGAAGAAGACCGAAGAAGAATTGACGTTGGGTCAATGTTTTTCTGTTGTCAGTTTGATCCACTTGAGCATGCTGAACGAGTGAAGGCTCTTGTTATATCCACATTGGAATGTATTTAAATAACGgaattaaaagttttcaaatgatttttttgcatCAAAAACCTATCGATCGATGTTtaaatagaatttttttatgaaagccgGTACCGTATTTACCTGTACTCGTCCATAACTGAGACATTAGACATATAATAATCgagtattttatattctatcacCTGTGTTTTGTTGTAACAAACCATTATCACTTGTCAATTATCCGACGGCTTCGTCACCTCATTCCCGATTTTTTTCGATTCTCTCGGGCTTTTACCACGTTTACGTACGTTCATAGTAAACAGGTAAAAGTAGAGCGGAAAATGTTCATTCATtaaattttcatgaatgaaacTGACGCAATCTGGCGTAGATTTCTTGTGATTTTCTCTTCAACGTATGGCGGATCCGCGAAGTAGTGTTTGCGAtactcattttcaaaatgaagttaaaTTCATCTGAATCGTTGTTGAacattcaattcttttttttattaaagctgTTATCTTTTCAGTCAAATGAGAAGTtactcaaaattttaaaagaacctTCCAAGAATCAGAATTCAAACACTAGTACTAGTACTAAATTATCTCGGATCAGAATAAATGGCGATAATCTGTCACCATAAGTTTGAGGCCGACGGCTATGGAAAGTAGCAATAGCAAGCTATagcaaactttccaaaaaataaTGGGCGACATGAACTCTTATGGTGcgacagattattcattttctccaCTTTGAAATAAGAAATTAGTCATTCGaagcatacatgtacatccccaatttaaattaaaatgttattccctgaaaaaaactaaatacatgtactgtatATGTTCATAAACTATTACATTCtaaaacaatacataacatGTGGAAGCACCGTAATTTACACCTACCGTTTAAAGTTCCACGAACTGCAATGTTGATTCcagaacaaacaaaatttatccTTTGCAACTTAAATTAGTGATCTCACCCTACTGAATATGTGTGATGATACAGACGACTGGAATACGTC includes:
- the LOC134702134 gene encoding potassium voltage-gated channel subfamily C member 1-like, with product MDDDTICINVGGTIFTTKLSTLQKYPDTLLGSLSIKLDCYSKEDKSFYFDRNPELFNTILDYYRNGVLHLPHHLCGWLWKTELEFWKIPLTDISECCHKTLSSHNKRVDVSNMLKSVFSPLNQSEYASPSGIGKLRHRLWLFLDEPASSTWAKVFSFIYLSIVLLSSSLPCLITHPGIRIQTSNATTIFALAAHNNVHMWINKDNPKEMQLATTKEPDWLYYWSLVISIFFSVETILRLVICSTKNKFVKEWLNILDIILFVIMWICYGIKHGYEKKLLSNKHLAYFLCFCEAVSVLRLFRFFRLAKQYSSLRILFIAVQSSARELLLLLITFFVFGWMFANLIYYTEILESESFPNMLVGFWWSVVTMTTVGYGDVYPIGPLGRVVGVLCSLCGLLVLAMPIAIIAGNFDSLCRHNEEREAYAELQSKQTSNIPKAWETSKIDPNYPSKLLKNHT